The genomic DNA AGGCCCGACCAAGTGGTGTCAGATGCTCGAACGTGTCTACCGGCGTGGACATGGCTGGTACTATGTCCATGAGAGGTCGATCCCTCAGAGATGGAAAGATGGCTTCAACTTGCCGGACAACGGACATGATTGAGTACATCCAGCGTAAACCTTACACCGTCTTTGCGCGCAAGGCCAAGCTGTTCCTTCTCTCGATTGCTTTGTGCCACACCTGCATTCCtgaagaggacgaagacGGGAATACCACGTATCAGGCGTCATCGCCCGATGAATTGGCACTGGTATCGGCCGCTCGGGAACTCGGATTTTTGGTCCAGGATCGCCAATCGAACACCTTGACCATTCGAAGTTTCCCCAATGGAGCATACGAGCCGGCCGTTGACGAGGTGTTTGAGATTCTGGAGGTTATTGAGTTCTCGAGTGCGCGGAAGCGGATGTCGGTTCTGGTGCGGATGCCAGACCAGCGCATCTGTGTGTTCTGCAAGGGTGCGGATAGCATTTTGATGAATCTGTTGAAGAAGTCTAATCTGGCGCAAGAGAAGGCTGTCGAGATTGAGAGACGCGCGAGCAGGCGCAAGGCTGCAGAGGCGAACTCGATCATTCGGCGCAACAGCGAATACAACAACCGAAAGGAAAGCGGTTTCAGCAGACCTAGCATGCACCGTCGTTCAAGTGTTTCTGGCCAGCAGGTCAACACCCTGCGAGACAGTATTGACGTCTGGCTGCGCGATCGTGAAACGGACCACGGTCTTCTGACTCGGGAAAACGACAGCGCGTATTACAGCCCGCGGCCTTCGACCCAACTTGGACGTGCATCCATGGCGGTCTCAGACTCCAGCTCCATGCATGAGGCGGAGTATGAAGACCTGGTTGAAGAGGCGCTGGTGGTCAACGAGACGGCAGTGTTTGAGCGGTGCTTCCAGCATCTGAATGATTTTGCAACAGAGGGCCTGCGGACGCTTCTGTATGGTCATCGTTATCTGGATGAAGCGACGTATGAGAACTGGAAGAAGGCGTATCACGAGGCTTGCACCAGTCTTGTTGACCGACAGGAGAAGATTGAGAAAGTGGGCGAGGAGATCGAACAGCAGTTGGAACTCACCGGCGCGACGGCAATCGAGGATAAGCTGCAAAAGGGCGTGCCGGAGGCGATTGACAAATTGCGACGGGCTAACATCAAGCTCTGGATGTTGACTGGCGACAAGCGCGAGACGGCCATTAATGTTGGTCATTCGTGTCGTCTGGTCAGGGACTACTCCACAGTTGTCATTCTTGATCAGGAAAACAACGACGTCGAACAGTCTATTGTCAAGCTCACGGCGGATATTACCAAGGGTGTCGTGGCTCATTCGGTCTTGGTTGTGGATGGACAGACGTTGTCAATGATCGAGACGGACGCGACCTTGCGGTTGCGGTTCCTCAATCTTGCTATTCTTGTCGACTCAGTTATTTGCTGCCGTGCCAGTCCTAAGCAGAAGGCGTTCCTTGTGAAGTCGATCCGTCTTCAGGTCAAGGATTCCGTGACGCTGGCGATCGGAGATGGTGCCAACGATATTGCCATGATTCAAGAAGCACATGTGGGCATTGGTATTACGGGCAAAGAGGGTCTACAAGCGGCTCGGATTTCAGATTATTCGATCGCGCAGTTCCGATTCCTGCTGAAATTGCTCCTTTGCCACGGACGGTGGAACTACATCCGGGCGTGCAAGTATACGCTGGGAACGTTCTGGAAGGAAATGCTGTTTTACCTGACGCAGGCACTCTACCAGCGATGGAACGGATATACGGGAACAAGTTTGTACGAATCCTGGAGTTTGAGTATGTTCAACACGCTGTTCACGTCGCTTGCGGTTATTTTCCTGGGCATCTTTACCAAGGATCTTGCTGCGTCGACGCTCTTGGCTGTGCCGGAATTGTACAATAAGGGCCAACGGCATGCTGGTTTTAACATCAAGCTGTTCCTGGGATGGACGTTCATGGCAGCGTGCGAAGCGATGATCATCTACTTTACCATGTACGGACTGTTTGGCAATGTGCTCTTCAACAACCGTGCGGGAAATGACATCTATTCACTGGGACTATTGTCATTCTCGGCGTGTGTGGTGGTAATCAACACCAAACTGCAAGCGCTAGAGGTACACAACAAGACCTACCTCTCCGTGATCGTGATGGTAATCTCAATTGGCGGCTGGTTCCTCTGGAACATGATCCTCTCAGTTCGCTACACCATGGAATCCGGTAAAGGCGTATACCACGTCAATGGCAACTTCCTCAAGCAAACCGGCCACAGCCTTTCCTTCTGGGCCGTCCTCCTCGTGACCGTAATGGCCGTGATCGTCTTCGAAACCGCCGTCAGCGCAGCCCGAGCAAACCTCTTCCCAACAGACGTGGACATCTTCCAGGAATACGAGCAGGACTTGGAGATCCGGAAGCGGTTTGAAGAAGCGGCCGCGATGGAGCTACAGCAGGGCTGGGACCGGGGCACGAAGAAGGCCAGTTTCGAGTTGGTGCGCGAAACAGAGAAGgcggaagaagaggaggcaCGCGAGAGACAGGTGCAGGAACTCCTGGCGCGGCCTCGGGTTATGACCAAGACGGGCTCTGGTCAGGTTGCGGTTGCTACTACTAATATGGAATCTGGACCTAATGTTGTTATTGAAGTTCCTGGGACGGGGCATTCCGGTGAGGATGCGCAGCGGTCCAAAGATATTCATGAGCTGTTCAGTAAGGGGTACGGTGCGATTCGGAAGGGGCATTTGAAGTGAACCTGACATTTCTGTGCCTGGTTTTTCTCTGTGGGGttcttatttttttttttttctcttgcttcttttccttgtgtGGTTTTGGCTGGCGTTGGGATACCTcttgtgttttttttttgtattgATAATCCCCGTTGACTGTCTATGGACTGTACAGTGGTTGTAACTTATATCGATAGAGTAGTATTAGTATCTGTATAGACATCATTTATCTGCATTTgtgtatgtactccgtacagtatCCATCCCACAACCCACAATAGCCGTCCCTGGTGAAAGCGTTACGAACCGAAAAAACTAACCGAATTAGTCATAGCTTCCCGTAAGAGGAGGGTAGGATCAGACTACTGTGGCTAAGGTTATTAGTTGGTCTTGGCGAGGGTTTTAGGGGGTTGAATTGGGTTATGGACTGCCGCATTGGGGGGTTCAGTGCACGGGGGATGTTTGTAAGCATCAGTTTTgccagtacagagtactccgtatatatCCCAGTTCAGGGTTGACATTGTTGCACAAGTGAATGGTAGGGTGCAGAGTACTACTTGTATATATATAGCGTTCCTGCAGTGGTCGCACCACCCAGTGTTCTGGTCTGTGGGAAACCATGGGACAAGCACCAGCAGTTGTTTCTATTTACGGAGTCCAGATAGTACTCCTTTTCCCTCTTTTTGTGTGTGGGGTTACAAAACAGGCTGACCTCCTCGCTGTCATGTTGGTTGGGCCAATAAAAATTCATGTTCATGTGGGTTCGGGTACCTGGATCGAAGGTCAGTGACCATGGGTCAAGTAAGGGGGGGGAGACTAACTGTATTCGGTATCTGTGTGCACCTCTTCTCCGTAGAGGGGATATTTGATATTGTACTTGTAGAGCAACGATATACCAAATAGTATGAATAGAACTggagaatcatgatattgaTATCATTAATCCTCCGGATACGGATACGCTACGGGGATATCAAGCACAGCACAGGCACCCACAGGCACGCACTAAGCGTGGAGAACCGGATCTTGCGGATGCGCTGGCTGGCGGTACTGGAGTCCGGCGACTACTGGCTAGAATCGGGCACGAGGATTTATCAATGGCGAACGTGCTGCTGTACCATAGGACTTGGTAATGTATCATTCTTCAATTGACCATTGCCCTGAATATCTGTACgaatactctgtactctgtctTCTGTCTTCCGCTCTAAGTATACAGGGGTCTCTATTGCTAGACTCTCTGCACTCTGAGTGCATGCTGCAGGGGCCAAAACAGCCGACTCTGTAACAAACATCCAGCCGCAGCGCCAAAGCAAGAGGTACCAGCAGAAAACCAGCAGCTTTAGCACCAGCCATTGGGTTGGCTGTCTTAAATacgtctttcttcttctgtatGATCTCTTTTGTTTGTTTCTATACAGGGTATACTCTACTACTATTCAGGCTCATTGTACTGTACTGTTCCTGTACCTGACTGTGTTACCGGTCCACCCTCCCATCGGCCAATCACATCGGTCAATCCCCTGACCCGAGACCTCCACCTCGTTCCCTCagtctctcttcttttctcttccctcttttctctcttctctctttttcttctccatctctctttttcttctttttttttatcatCGACCATCCGTTCGTTTCATTcgcttttttcttcttttctttccttcgtttttattctttttagGTCGCTTCGTTTCACTCTTTCAACGACGACCGTACCGCTCGCTACATCTTTCTACTTCGCTCCCTGACGAACGCTTGCCAGTCGACTTACCCGAGACCCCGTCATTTCACGACGACAATCCCATTCTCTCTCCGATTACTGTATATGCGACTGGACTCTTGACGCAGACGAGCGAAGATTGCAGGCTATATTCTTCTTTTCGCTTCTTATATACAGCTGCATAGGTCAGCTGTTTTTCTGTGGGATATTGGATTGACGCCGCTGCGACGCGCTCACCGGTTCCTCTGATCTGTATATCAGATCTTTTATACACCAacctttttttatttctctcCTGGAGTCTTGGACCTTTTCTCTCCAAGCTCGCTGCCATTCGTTTATTTACTCCACCTTCCTCCCGTCATCTCCTCGTCTCTCGCGCTTGACGCTGCTTCGAGAGACTCACTTGTCGGCCGGATCGTCACCTCTCTTGTTTCCTTTACAACAACTCTTCGACATTCtttactctttttttttctcctttccttttcgatCCATTCAATTTCAGCAATGCAAACCATGTCTTCGACAGACGTTCCTGGCCCGTCGGCCACGACCATTTCCTCCGCGACTGCTTCGTCTGTCGCCTCGACGCCATCTCCATCGATCTCGAGTGTCACCAACACTCCGTCCACTTCGTCTTCGGCCGCGCGCCGCCCTCATCGCAAGAGCACTTTGACccagcagcagaagaacaacaagcGTCAACGGGCTACCCAGGATCAATTGTCTACTCTCGAGGTGGAATTCAACAAGAACCCTACTCCTACCGCTGCCACAAGGGAACGAATTGCCCAACAAATCAACATGACTGAGCGTTCCGTGCAAATTTGGTTCCAAAACCGgtgagttttttttttttttttgacgtTGATAATGGATTTGATCAAATTGACTAACAGACATAGCCGCGCCAAAATAAAAATGCTTGCTAAGAAAAGCATTGAAACGGGTGAAGGCTGTGACTCTATTCCCGAGTCCATGCGTCAGTACCTCGCCATGCAGGTCGACCCGAACAAGCCTGGCGCAAGGGATGCGTTTGGCCGCACGGGGGGCTATGGAGCCAACGGCTACCCCAATGAATCCGCCCCTTCAGGCAAAGTTGGTACGTTCTAGTGTTTTAATTTGACACCTGCATGTGGCTTGCATACCTTTTACTGATCATTATCTTTAGTCATTCATCACTTCACATGCCGCTCGTTGAGCATTGGCAGCTGGCGCCGCATCGGGCAAAATGCTATGGACTTGGTGGTCTTCTACTCGCCAGAGAAGGCCTGCATGACCTactacatcaacaatgactCCGCCGGCTACAAGATCGAGTACCCCTTCTCCCACATCAAGAACATCACTCTGGAGTCGGGTGACCAAGGTCCTCAACCCAACGGTGCTCCTCCCAGGCCTGGTGGCTTGGTCGTGGAGTTGAATCGTCCGCCGCTTTTCTACATGGACTCCTCCAACTCTGGAGGTTTCTATCAGTGTGGTGATTTCACCGAAGAGCAGCAGGCCAGTCAGATTCTGGTTCATCATCTTGGAGGTCATCCCAAGGTTCTTAGCGTTCAGCTCGCCAAATTGGTCTCTTTGGAGTCTTTCCAAAACCGTATGGCGTACACCAACTTTGCCATGCCAGCCCCTCCGATGTCGCCGCCCTTTATCCAACGCCCGGCTTCGCAGCCCAACCACCACTTCACAGCTCCGTTCATGGGAATGTACCAGGATGCGCCTCAGCACCACCACCCGCATTTGAGCCTACACCCCGGTCGAGGACACAAGCGCCAACGGAGTCGCTCCGTCCCAGTTGCGGTGGATTTCTCGGCATTGCAAGCGCCGCTGTCTTTTAACATGCCGCAGACATCACCGTACACAAGCCATGCAGACTCGGGGATTTACGCCCCGGTTCCTCAATCGGCTCACCCATTGTCTCTCAACCTGCGGATTGACACTTCGACTCCCTACGGAATGGATCCTCGAGGCCCTCCAATGTCTGCGACCACCGCAGCCTCTCCGTCCGAATTTGCGAGCCCATCCATGTTCACCACAGCGGCAGGCGAGTCCACTCCGATCGCTACGACTATGGGGGCGCCATTCCACATGCCATTTGTTTCGCCGGCAGTAGAATCGTCGCACATGGCGTCGCAGTCTGCCTCACCATACTCGACCGTCAGTGCTGCCGACCCCATGATCGCCAACCACTCGCCGCCGCTGTCGAACATGCCGCACGCGTCGACGGAGATGTACGGTTTTGGACATGAGAATCACTCCTCGCTCGCGGACGAGGGAATGGGACTGGGTGAGATGTATCCCAAACAAAATGTGAACTACTCTGTTCCCACTAGCATGGGTCTCGAGAGCAACAACTTTGAAATCCCCATTCACACTCTGTCCGGCCACAACTCGCCAAGTGTTCACGGCGACTATCAGAGCATGGGTTCGTTGGATAACGTGGATCCTCACACGTTGGCACCTGGATCGTGAAGTTCTTGGACATCACTTGGATGTTGTTTCTCGCTCCTTTCACGGGCACGAATTTTCGTGAATCCGCCAATTAGGGTTCCCCTCCACTTGTGCAGGATATGGCGTTGATTCGATTTATACCTGATTTTCAAAACGATACCCCCTCAAAGCTTACTGGTTCCTGTATTGGATATCGTGCTGTTCAACACAAGGTCGGTGAGATTTGTGTGCCTCTCTTGCAACTTGGCCAATTGGCCAA from Aspergillus chevalieri M1 DNA, chromosome 1, nearly complete sequence includes the following:
- a CDS encoding aminophospholipid-translocating P4-type ATPase DNF3 (COG:P;~EggNog:ENOG410QE8D;~InterPro:IPR018303,IPR023298,IPR023299,IPR001757, IPR023214,IPR006539,IPR036412,IPR032630;~PFAM:PF13246,PF16212;~TransMembrane:8 (i114-136o156-175i854-875o887-907i937-960o972-989i1001-1020o1048-1068i);~go_component: GO:0016021 - integral component of membrane [Evidence IEA];~go_function: GO:0000166 - nucleotide binding [Evidence IEA];~go_function: GO:0000287 - magnesium ion binding [Evidence IEA];~go_function: GO:0005524 - ATP binding [Evidence IEA];~go_function: GO:0140326 - ATPase-coupled intramembrane lipid transporter activity [Evidence IEA];~go_process: GO:0015914 - phospholipid transport [Evidence IEA]); protein product: MALDGETNLKNKQPCQPVAKVCATVEDICSNSIHFAVEDPNLDLYKFDGNVVINGQEKLPLTNNEIVYRGSILRNTEQVLGMVIYTGEECKIRMNANKNPRIKSPSLQARVNRVVMLIVVLVVALAVACTIAYKYWAEDVENSAWYLTQASVDLGPIFTSFLIMFNTMIPISLYVSMEIVKVAQMFLLNDIDMYDEETDTPLEARTSTINEELGQVSYIFSDKTGTLTNNTMKFRKISVAGTAWFHDLDIREEEAKEGDRGKLIHKKRSVKGKKAVSRKSNVSEARPSGVRCSNVSTGVDMAGTMSMRGRSLRDGKMASTCRTTDMIEYIQRKPYTVFARKAKLFLLSIALCHTCIPEEDEDGNTTYQASSPDELALVSAARELGFLVQDRQSNTLTIRSFPNGAYEPAVDEVFEILEVIEFSSARKRMSVLVRMPDQRICVFCKGADSILMNLLKKSNLAQEKAVEIERRASRRKAAEANSIIRRNSEYNNRKESGFSRPSMHRRSSVSGQQVNTLRDSIDVWLRDRETDHGLLTRENDSAYYSPRPSTQLGRASMAVSDSSSMHEAEYEDLVEEALVVNETAVFERCFQHLNDFATEGLRTLLYGHRYLDEATYENWKKAYHEACTSLVDRQEKIEKVGEEIEQQLELTGATAIEDKLQKGVPEAIDKLRRANIKLWMLTGDKRETAINVGHSCRLVRDYSTVVILDQENNDVEQSIVKLTADITKGVVAHSVLVVDGQTLSMIETDATLRLRFLNLAILVDSVICCRASPKQKAFLVKSIRLQVKDSVTLAIGDGANDIAMIQEAHVGIGITGKEGLQAARISDYSIAQFRFLLKLLLCHGRWNYIRACKYTLGTFWKEMLFYLTQALYQRWNGYTGTSLYESWSLSMFNTLFTSLAVIFLGIFTKDLAASTLLAVPELYNKGQRHAGFNIKLFLGWTFMAACEAMIIYFTMYGLFGNVLFNNRAGNDIYSLGLLSFSACVVVINTKLQALEVHNKTYLSVIVMVISIGGWFLWNMILSVRYTMESGKGVYHVNGNFLKQTGHSLSFWAVLLVTVMAVIVFETAVSAARANLFPTDVDIFQEYEQDLEIRKRFEEAAAMELQQGWDRGTKKASFELVRETEKAEEEEARERQVQELLARPRVMTKTGSGQVAVATTNMESGPNVVIEVPGTGHSGEDAQRSKDIHELFSKGYGAIRKGHLK
- a CDS encoding uncharacterized protein (COG:K;~EggNog:ENOG410PJTV;~InterPro:IPR017970,IPR001356,IPR009057;~PFAM:PF00046;~go_function: GO:0000981 - DNA-binding transcription factor activity, RNA polymerase II-specific [Evidence IEA];~go_function: GO:0003677 - DNA binding [Evidence IEA];~go_process: GO:0006355 - regulation of transcription, DNA-templated [Evidence IEA]): MQTMSSTDVPGPSATTISSATASSVASTPSPSISSVTNTPSTSSSAARRPHRKSTLTQQQKNNKRQRATQDQLSTLEVEFNKNPTPTAATRERIAQQINMTERSVQIWFQNRRAKIKMLAKKSIETGEGCDSIPESMRQYLAMQVDPNKPGARDAFGRTGGYGANGYPNESAPSGKVVIHHFTCRSLSIGSWRRIGQNAMDLVVFYSPEKACMTYYINNDSAGYKIEYPFSHIKNITLESGDQGPQPNGAPPRPGGLVVELNRPPLFYMDSSNSGGFYQCGDFTEEQQASQILVHHLGGHPKVLSVQLAKLVSLESFQNRMAYTNFAMPAPPMSPPFIQRPASQPNHHFTAPFMGMYQDAPQHHHPHLSLHPGRGHKRQRSRSVPVAVDFSALQAPLSFNMPQTSPYTSHADSGIYAPVPQSAHPLSLNLRIDTSTPYGMDPRGPPMSATTAASPSEFASPSMFTTAAGESTPIATTMGAPFHMPFVSPAVESSHMASQSASPYSTVSAADPMIANHSPPLSNMPHASTEMYGFGHENHSSLADEGMGLGEMYPKQNVNYSVPTSMGLESNNFEIPIHTLSGHNSPSVHGDYQSMGSLDNVDPHTLAPGS